One window of the Suricata suricatta isolate VVHF042 chromosome 7, meerkat_22Aug2017_6uvM2_HiC, whole genome shotgun sequence genome contains the following:
- the POU3F2 gene encoding POU domain, class 3, transcription factor 2, whose translation MATAASNHYSLLTSSASIVHAEPPGGMQQGAGGYREAQSLVQGDYGALQSNGHPLSHAHQWITALSQPPPPPPPQGPPGHPGAHHDPHSDEDTPTSDDLEQFAKQFKQRRIKLGFTQADVGLALGTLYGNVFSQTTICRFEALQLSFKNMCKLKPLLNKWLEEADSSSGSPTSIDKIAAQGRKRKKRTSIEVSVKGALESHFLKCPKPSAQEITSLADSLQLEKEVVRVWFCNRRQKEKRMTPPGGTLPGAEDVYGGSRDTPPHHGVQTPVQ comes from the exons ATGGCGACCGCAGCGTCTAACCACTACAGCCTGCTCACCTCCAGCGCCTCCATCGTGCACGCCGAGCCGCCGGGCGGCATGCAGCAGGGCGCGGGGGGCTACCGcgaggctcagagcctggtgcagggcgaCTACGGCGCGCTGCAGAGCAACGGGCACCCTCTCAGCCACGCTCACCAGTGGATCACCGCGCTGTCC cagccgccgccgccgccgcccccgcaGGGCCCGCCGGGCCACCCTGGCGCGCACCACGACCCGCACTCGGACGAGGACACGCCGACCTCGGATGACCTGGAGCAGTTCGCCAAGCAGTTCAAGCAGCGCCGGATCAAACTGGGATTTACCCAAGCGGACGTGGGGCTGGCGCTGGGCACCCTGTACGGCAACGTTTTCTCGCAGACCACCATCTGCAGGTTTGAGGCCCTGCAGCTGAGCTTCAAGAACATGTGCAAGCTGAAGCCTTTGTTGAACAAGTGGTTGGAGGAGGCGGACTCGTCCTCGGGCAGCCCCACGAGCATAGACAAGATCGCTGCGCAGGGGCGCAAGAGGAAAAAGCGGACCTCCATCGAGGTGAGCGTCAAGGGGGCTCTGGAGAGCCATTTCCTCAAATGCCCCAAGCCCTCGGCCCAGGAGATCACCTCCCTCGCGGACAGCTTACAGCTGGAGAAGGAGGTGGTGAGAGTTTGGTTTTGtaacaggagacagaaagagaaaaggatgaCCCCTCCCGGAGGGACTCTGCCGGGCGCCGAGGATGTGTACGGGGGGAGTAGGGACACGCCACCACACCACGGGGTGCAGACGCCCGTCCAGTGA